The Candidatus Eisenbacteria bacterium sequence CCTCGACGTACAGCACGTCGCGATACCTGGGGTTCTTGGTGCTCGTCGAGGCCCACAGCGGCCGCTGCGCGTGCGCTCCCTTCGCCTTGAGCGCCGCGAAGCGCGGCGAGCCGAAGGCGCGCTCGAACTCCGTGTAGGCGAGCCGCGCGTTCGCGATCGCGGCCTTGCCGCGCAGGGATTCGAGCTCGGCGCGCTCGCTGGAGCCGGCCGGCAGCGTCGCGAGCCGCTGTTCGATCGCCGCGTCCACCTTGGTGTCCACCCGCGAGACGAAGAACGAGGCCACCGAGCGCAGCCGTCCGAGCTCGCCGCCCGCGGCCGCCCGCTGCTCGAGGCCCGTGAGGTACGCTTCGATCACCTCGCGGTAGCGGGCGAGCGAGAAGATGAGCGTCACGTTGACGCTGACGCCGGCCGCCGTTCCGGCCGCGATCGCGCCCAGTCCGGCCGGCGTCGCCGGAATCTTCACCATGACGTTGTCGCGCGCGACCGCCGCGTTCAGCCGCTTCGTGGCGGCGAGCGTGCCCGCGCCGTCGCCCGCGAGGCGCGGGCTGACCTCGATGCTTACCCGGCCGTCGAGGCCGTGCGAGGCGTCGAACACCGGTTTCAGGTGATCGCACGCCATCTGGATGTCCTCGATGGCGAGCGATTCGAACAGCGCCTCGCCCTCCAGCCCCGAGGCGATCCGGGTCGCGAGCGCGGCGTCGTAGTCGTCGCTCCGGGCGATGGCGTGCTCGAAGATGGTGGGATTGGACGTGACGCCGACGACTCCGGCGTCACGAACGAGCGCGTCGAACTCGCCCGAGACGAGGTGGCCGCGGCGGATGAAATCGAGCCACACGCTCTGGCCGAGCGAAAGCAGTTGCTGGGCACGACTGGACATGGCGTTCCTTCCTCGGATGGGCGGCCGGGGGGATGCCCGCAAGATGCCCCCCGAAGCACCGGCGCGCAAGCGCGCTGGCCGCGGCGGTCAGGCCTTCGTTTCGCGTCCGTACAGCGCGGTCAGCGACCGCAGCCGCTCGGCGAGCGGCGCGTCGAAGACGCCCGGGGAGGCGCGCCAGCTCCAGTTGCCGGCCGGCCGTCCCGGAAAGTTCATGCGCGCCCCGCCGCCGAGCTGGAGCAGGTCCTGCGCGGGCACGATGCAGGTGTCCGCGACCGACGCCATGCACGCCCGCAGCAAGTCCCACGGCGGCTCGCGCATCGGGCTCGCGAGATAGCTGCGGGCATGGTGGCGTTCCGCTTCCGAAGCCGAAGCCCACCAGCCGGCGGTCGTGTCGTTGTCGTGCGTCCCTGTGTAAACGACGCTGTTGGGCACGTGGTGATGGGGCAGGAAGACGTTCCCCGCGTCCGAATCGAAGGCGAACTGCAGCACCTTCATGCCGGGGAAGGCGAACTCGTCGCGCAGCGCCTCGACCTCCGGCGTCAGCACGCCGAGATCCTCGGCCAGGATCGGAAGGCGGCCGAGGCCGCGCTCGAGCGCGCGAAAGAGCGCCGCACCGGGCCCGGGTTCGAACGCGCCCGCGCGCGCGTCGGGCGCGCCCGCCGGCACGGACCAGCAGCGCGTGAAGCCGATGAAGTGGTCGAGCCGCACGCGGTCCACCAGCGCGAAGATGGCGCGCAGCCGCGCGAGCCACCATGCGTAACCGTCCCCGGCCATCTCCTCCCAGCGGTAGAGCGGGTTGCCCCACAGTTGTCCGGTCTCGCTGAAGTAATCGGGCGGAACGCCCGCGACCGCGGTCGGTCGGCCGTCGTCGCCGAGTTGGAAGAGCGAGGGGTTGGCCCACACGTCGGCGCTGTCGTGCGCGACGAAGATCGGCGCGTCGCCGACCAGCGCGATGCCGCGCAGCGCCGCGTAGGCGCGCAGCTGGCCCCACTGGCGGAAGAACGCCCATTGCGCGAACGCGTGCGCCGAGACCGCTTCGCCCAGCCGGGCGCGCGCCGAGGAGAGCGCCGCGGCCTCGCGGCGGCGCAGAGGCGCCTCCCATTCCACCCACGGCGCGCCCCCGTGCGCGTCCTTGAGCGCCAGGAAAAGAGCGACGTCCTCGAGCCAGGCGGCATGCTCGGATCGCCACCGCTCGAACTCGGTGCGCAGGCTGCGCAGGCCCGCGCCCGCGGCGAAACGGCCGGCGGCGCGGGCGAGCAGTTCTCGCTTCCACCCGATGACCGGGCCGAAGTCCACGTGGTCCGGCGGCAGGCGGGGTGCGCCTTCCAGATCGTGCTTCGACAGCAGCTCGTCGGCGACCAGGGCATCGGGGGAGACGAGCAGCGGATTGCCCGCGAACGCCGAGAAGCACTGGTAGGGCGAGTCGCCGAAACCCGTCGGTCCGAGCGGCAGCACCTGCCACAGCGACTGCCCGGCGGACGCCAGCCAGTCCACGAAACGATGTGCCGCGCTGCCGGCGTCGCCGATGCCGTGCGGACCCGGGAGCGAAGTCGGGTGGAGCAGCACGCCGCTCGAGCGGGGAAAACGCATGAGGCCCCTTTCGGTCATGGGTCCACGGACGGAACCGGCCGCGCATTGTGGGCGAACGTTCCGGCGCGCTCAAGGAGGGGCGCCTGCGGTAGGGTGAGCGGACCGGATCGCTTCGTGGTCGCCGACGCGCGCCGCGCGGGGCGTCCGGGCGAACCGATCTCCTCTTAGAAGGAGGAACCCGTGCAGTTCGCGAAGTCGTTCAGCCGGCATTTCCGCCGCGCCGCCGGTCGTCTGCGCGTCGCGATGCTCGGCGCCACGCTGCTGGCCGCCTTCGTCGCCGCTCCTCGAGACGTCACCGCGGCGTCCCCGGGCGGCGCGTACGTGATGCGCAGGGGATCGGACACCCTCGCGGTCGAGCGATTCGAGCGCGCCGGGGGTGTCCTGCAGGGCACGCTGCTCTTTCGCGTCACCGGCATGCTCGTCCGCTGGCGGCTGGCCGACGGCCCGGCGGGAGGAACGACCCGCATGGAAGCGTCGTTCTCCGGTGCGGGCGATCCCGCCGGCTCGCCGCCCCGGCAACAGGTGACGCTCGAGTTCGCCGGCGACAGCGTCTTCAGCGTCTCGCAGCCCGGAGGTGAGCATCGCTTCGGAACGGCGCGCGGCGCGATGCCGTTCGTGAACCCGTCCGTCGCGCTGGTGGCCGAGTTCGCGCTGCGCCGTATGCCGCTGCCCGGTGGCCGCGCGAGCGGCGCGTTGTTCCTGCTCGCCGGAGGCGGCACCACGGAGGCGGTGGTGACGCGGCCGGCGGTGGACAGCGTGGTGGTGTCGTTCGCCGGGGTTTCGTTCTGCTTCGGGCTCGACCGCGACGGCGACGTCGTGCGTGGCCGCGTGCCCGAGCAGGACCTCACGATTGAGAGGGTCGCGGACCTGCCGCCGGGATTGCTGTCGCTGCCGGCGCCCGATTACTCCGCGCCGGCCGGCGCGCCCTACAACGCCGAGGAGGTGAAGGTGCCTACGCGTGACGGGCACGTGCTGGCGGGCACGCTGACGCGTCCGCTGGGCCCCGGGCGCTCGCCGTGCGTGATCACGCTGACCGGCTCGGGCCAGCAGGACCGCGACGAGGCGATCGGCATCGTTCGCGGCTACCGGCCGTTTCGCGGCGTCGCGGACGCGCTCGGCCGGCGCAGCATCGCGACGCTGCGGCTCGACGACCGCGGCGTCGGAGCGACCGACGCGCCGGCGCGCGGCGCGACGAGCGAGACGTTCGCGCACGACGCCGAGGACGCGCTCGCCTGGCTGCGCGGGCGGCCGGACGTGGACGGCGACCGTCTCGCCCTGATCGGTCACAGCGAAGGAGGGCTGGTCGCGCCCATGGTCGCCGGAGCCGATCCGAAGCTGCGCGCGCTGGTGCTGCTCGCGGCCCCGGCGTGGACCGGCCGCCGCGTGCTCGAATATCAGAACGACCGCGCGCTCGCGCGCTACTCGCCCGCGTCGCCGCGGGACTCGGCGCTGCGCGCCGCGATGGCCGAAGTGGACAGCCTGGCGGCCCGCGACGCGTGGCTGCGCTTCTTCCTCGACCATGACCCGATGACCGCGATCGCCCGCGTGCGCGTGCCGGTGCTCCTGCTGCAGGGCGAGACCGACCGGCAGGTGACGGCCGGGCAGGCGGAGGAACTCGCGAAGGCCCTGTCGCGCGCCGGCAACCGCGACGTCACCGTGCGCGTCTTTCCGCGCCTGAACCACCTGTTCCTCGACGACCCCGACGGCGACCCGTCGGGATACCCGCGCCTTTCGGGCGAGGGTTTCTCGCCGGCCGTCGTCGAGACCCTGGCGGTCTGGCTCACGAAGCGGCTGCGCTGAACCCCGCGGTCGTGAGCGGCGCGCTCTACCCGCCCGCCAGCCAGGCCGTGACGCGCTGCGCGACCGCCTCGGCGGTGAGTCCGAAGAAGGGCGCGAGATCCGACGCGGGCGCCGACTCGCCGAAGCGGTCAATGCCGATGAGCAGCCCCGAGTCGCCCGCGATCTCCCGCCACCCGGCGGTGACACCCGCCTCGATCGTGACGCGGCGTCCGCCCTCGGGCAGCACGCGCGAGCGCCACTCGGCCGGCTGCGCCAGGAACAGCTGCGGCGCCGGCATGCTGACGACCCGCGCCGGCCGCCCGGAGCCGGCGAGCAGGGCTGCCGCCGCGACGGCGACTCCGACCTCGGAGCCGGTCGCGATCAGGGTCACCGCTCCCGCGGCCGTGGATTCGACGAGCACGTAGGCGCCGCGGCGCAGGTCGGCGGCGTCGAACGTCGCCGGACGCGCCAGCACCGGCGTCGTCTGGCGCGTCAGGGCGATGATGGTCGGGCCGTCGCGCCGTTCGATCGCGAGGCCCCAGGCGGCCGCCGTCTCGAGTCCGTCGGCGGGCCGCAGCACGAGCAGGTTGGGAATCGCGCGCAGGGCCGCGAGGTGCTCGACCGGTTGGTGGGTCGGGCCGTCCTCGCCGACGAACACGCTGTCGTGCGTGAACACCCAGGTCACCGGCAGCTTCATGAGCGCGGCGAGCCGCAGGCTCGGGCGCGCGTAGTCGGTGAAGACCAGGAACGACGAGCCGTAGGGCACGAAGCCCGAGAGCGCCATGCCGTTCAGGATCGCGCTCATGCCGTGCTCGCGGATGCCGAAATGCAGGTTGCGTCCGCCGAAGTCGCCGCGCCGGACGCTGGGCGAGTCCTTGATGCTCGTCTTGGTGCTCGGCTCGAGGTCGGCGCTGCCGCCGACCAGCGCGGGCACGAGCGCCGCCGCCTGCTGCAGAACGGCGTGGCCGTGCGCGCGCGTCGCCGCCGCGGCGGTGGGCGCGGCCTGGCACAGCCGGTCGAAGAGGTCGGCGGGAATCCGGCGTTCGATCATCGCGTCCCAGCGCCCGGCGCGCGCGGCATCGCCCGCCCGCCAGCGCTTCATCCCGGCGTGCCAGGCGTCGTAGCCGGGCCGCAGTTCCGCCGCGCGCGCGGCGAAGCGGGCACGCACTTCAGCGGGCACGAGGAATGGTGGCGAATCCGGCCAGCCGAGCGCGCGCCGGGCGCCGGCGAGCTCCTCGGCGCCGAGGGGCTCGCCGTGCGCGTGCGAGGTGTCCTGCTTCTTCGGCGCGCCGTAGCCGATGTGCCCCCGCACGATGACCAGGCTCGGCCGCGACTCTTCGGCGACGACGGCCGAAAGCGCCGCCTCGAGGTCGGCGTGGTCGTAGGGATCCGCGCGCAGCACGTGCCAGCCATAGGCCTCGAAGCGCTTCTGGACGTCCTCGCTGAACGCCAGCGACGTGCTGCCTTCGATGGTGATGCGGTTGTCGTCGTAAACGAACACGAGGTTGCCGAGTCCGAGGTGCCCGGCGAGCGAGGCGGCCTCGTGCGAGACGCCCTCCATGAGGTCGCCGTCGCTGCACAGGCCGAACACGCGCCAGCTCACCGGCGAGAACTCCGGCGTGTTGAAACGCGCCGCCGCCATGCGGGAGGCGAGCGCCATGCCGACGGCGTTGCCGATGCCCTGCCCGAGCGGCCCGGTCGTCGTCTCGACGCCCGGCGTGTGACCGTGTTCGGGATGTCCGGGCGTGCGGCTGCGGAGCTGGCGGAACGATTGCAGGTCCGCCAGCGAGAGGTCGTACCCGGCCAGGTGCAGCGTGGCGTACAGGAGCATCGAGCCGTGCCCGGCGCTCAGCACGAAGCGGTCCCGGTCGGGCCACGCCGGATCGTCCGGCTGCCAGCGCATGAACTTCGTCCACAGCACGTAGGCCACGTCGGCCATGCCCATCGGCAGGCCCGGGTGCCCGGATTTCGCCTTCTCGACGCCGTCGGCGGCGAGGAATCGGATCGTATTCGCGCACAGCTGGTCGAGCGCCGCGTTGGCATGCGTCGGGACGGGGTTCATGGGCGAGCCTCCAGCAATGGGGAACGGCGGGCGTACGCCGCGGCGCCCCAGACCGCGGTCCGGGAGTCGAGCACCACGGCGATGGGGACCCGCGAGAGCACGGGAGAGAGGCGGCCCTTGTCGAGGAAGGCGCGGGTGAATCCGCCGCCTTCGAGCGCCGGCAGTAGTCGCGGGGCGATGCCGCCGCCCACGAAGACGCCCCCGAGGGCGAGCGCCTTGAGCGCGAGATTGCCCGCTTCGGCGCCGTAGATCGAAACGAAGCGTTCGAGCGCGAGCGCCGCGCGTTCGCACGACCCGTCGAGCGCCGCGGCCGAGACCACCGACGCCGGGTCGGACGCCGAGTCGAAGGCGCGCGCGACCGCCGAGGGTTCCTCGCCCCGCCCGGTCTCGCGCATGAAACGGTACAGGTTCGCGAGTCCCGGCCCCGAGAGCACGCGCTCGTAGCTCACCCGCCCGTGCTTTGCGCGGAGCCACACCAGCAGCTCGTCCTCGAGCGTGTCGCGAGGCGCGAAATCCGAGTGCCCGCCCTCCGACGCCATCGGGATCCAGGTCGTGCCGTCCCAGTGGAGGATGGATTCGCCGAGTCCCGTTCCGGCGGCGATCAGCGCCCGGTTCCCTTCGGCACGCTCGCCGGCCTGCAGCGTGCGCAGGTCGGAAGGGCCGAGCATCGCGAGCCCCCAGCCGGTCGCCTCGAGGTCGTTGATCAGCGTGACCGGCGCGCCCAGGGCGCGCTCGAGCGCCGCGCCGTCCACCTGCCAGGGCAGGTTCGTGGTGATGCAGCGATTGTCCGACACCGGTCCGGCGATGCCGAGCACGACGCGCGCGGGTCGGACGCCGGTCCGCTCGAGGAAGGCGCGCAGCAGCGCATCGAGCGAGGCCGAGCCGGCGGTGGGCAGGCGTTCCTCGATCGAGGGCGCCCGGGTTCCGTCGCCGGGAGCGAAAACCGCGAGGTGGGCCTTGGTGCCTCCGATGTCTCCGGCGAGAATCATGATGGGCCCGACTCTAATGTCGCGCGTGGCGGCGCGCCAGCCGGCGCCGGCCGAAGCCCGCCGACCCGCCCGCGCGGACATGCGGACGCGGCTTGAACGCGGGCGTGCCCCCGCCTAACGTCTGCGCGTCGCCCGCTCTCCATCTGGCCAGCGCCGTCCGAGGAGCCCCGAGGCCCGTTGAATCCCACCCTGCCCGAGCTGACGCGTGAAGAGCTCCGTCGCTACGGACGCCACCTGACGCTGCCCGAAGTCGGACTCGACGGCCAGCGCCGGCTGAAGGCCGGCAGCGTCCTGCTCGTCGGAGCCGGCGGGCTGGGTTCGCCGGCCGCGCTCTACCTCGCGGCCGCGGGCGTCGGCCGGCTCGGCATCGTGGATTTCGACGCGGTGGACGAGAGCAACCTGCAGCGGCAGGTGGCGCACGGCACCTCGGCGATCGGCCGGCCGAAGCTCGACTCGATGCGCGAGCGGCTCGCGGACCTGAATCCGCACGTCGCGATCGAGCCGCACGCCGTTCACCTGAAGCGCGGCAACGCGCTGGAAATCGTGGAGCGCTACGACGTGGTCGTGGACGGCACCGACAACTTCGCCACGCGCTACCTGGTGAACGACGCCTGCGCGCTGCTGGGCAAGCCGAACGTCTACGGCAGCATCCTGCGCTTCGAGGGGCAGGCGAGCGTCTTCGACGCGGCGCGCGGACCCTGCTACCGCTGCCTCTTTCCGGCCCCGCCGCCGCCCGGCCTGGTGCCGTCGTGCGCCGAGGCCGGCGTGCTCGGCGTGCTGCCGGGCGTGATCGGCGCGATCCAGGCCAACGAGGCGATCAAGCTGCTGCTCGGCGAAGGCGAGACGCTGCTCGGGCGGCTGCTGCTGTACGACGCCTGGTCGCTCACGTTCCGCGAGCTGGTGCTGCGCAAGGATCCCGAGTGCCCGCTGTGCGGTCGAGCTCCGACGATTCGCGCGCTCGTGGACTACGAGAAGCTGTGCGGAACGAAGCCGCCGCCGGCGCCCGCCGGGGTGGTCCGCGAGCGCGTCACCGCCCCGGAGCTGGCGGCGATGCGCCGGGAGGGCGCCGCCTTCACGCTGCTCGACGTGCGCGAGCCGGCGGAGCTCGCGATCTCGCGGCTCGACGGCGCGACCCACATCCCGATGGGCGTTCTGCCCGTGCGGGCGCACGAGCTCGACGCCGCGCGTCCGGTCGTGGTGTTCTGTCATCACGGCGTGCGCAGCCTGCATGCCGCACGCTGGCTGCGCGCCAACGGATTCACCGACGTGCGGGATCTCGAGGGCGGAATCGAGGCGTGGTCGCGCGACGTGGACCCCGCGGTGCCGCGGTACTGAATCGAGGAGGGGCGATGGACCGGTGCATCCGACGACGGCTCGCGCGCATGCTCACCGGCGGCGCGCTCCTCGCCCTGGCTGCGGGCTGCGCGATCAACCCGGCGACCGGCCGGCGAGAGTTCTCGCTGGTCAGCGCCGAGCAGGAGAAGCAGATCGGTCGCGAGGGCTTTCCGGCGACGATCGCCGAGTACGGCCAGTACGACGACGCCCGGCTCTCGGCTTACGTGGACAGCATCGGACAGCGGCTCGCGAAGGTCAGCGAGCTGCCCGACCTCGACTGGCACTTCACCGTGCTCGACGATCCGGTCGTCAACGCGTTCGCGATGCCCGGCGGCTACATCTACGTCACGCGCGGCATCCTCGCCTACCTCAACTCGGAGGCGCAGCTCGCCGGCGTGCTCGGGCACGAAATCGGCCACGTCACCGCGCGACACTCGGCGAGGCAGATCACGCAGCAGCAGCTGGCCGGGCTGGGACTCGGGCTGGCCAGCGTCTTCTCGTCGTCGTTCCGTCGCTACAGCGGCGCCGCCGAACAGGCGCTCGGGCTGCTGATGCTCAAGTACGGGCGCGACGACGAGACGCAGGCCGACGCGCTCGGAATCCGCTACGCGACCGCCGCCGGCTGGGATCCCCGGCAGATTCCCGGCACCTACGAAACCCTCGGCCGGCTCGCCGACAAGGGTGGCGGAAGGCTGCCGTTCTATCTCTCGACGCATCCCGATCCGGGCGACCGTCAGCAGCGGACCGCGCAGCTGGCGGCGGAGGCGGTCGCGGGCCGGAAGGACCTGCGCGTGCGCGC is a genomic window containing:
- a CDS encoding alpha/beta fold hydrolase, with product MQFAKSFSRHFRRAAGRLRVAMLGATLLAAFVAAPRDVTAASPGGAYVMRRGSDTLAVERFERAGGVLQGTLLFRVTGMLVRWRLADGPAGGTTRMEASFSGAGDPAGSPPRQQVTLEFAGDSVFSVSQPGGEHRFGTARGAMPFVNPSVALVAEFALRRMPLPGGRASGALFLLAGGGTTEAVVTRPAVDSVVVSFAGVSFCFGLDRDGDVVRGRVPEQDLTIERVADLPPGLLSLPAPDYSAPAGAPYNAEEVKVPTRDGHVLAGTLTRPLGPGRSPCVITLTGSGQQDRDEAIGIVRGYRPFRGVADALGRRSIATLRLDDRGVGATDAPARGATSETFAHDAEDALAWLRGRPDVDGDRLALIGHSEGGLVAPMVAGADPKLRALVLLAAPAWTGRRVLEYQNDRALARYSPASPRDSALRAAMAEVDSLAARDAWLRFFLDHDPMTAIARVRVPVLLLQGETDRQVTAGQAEELAKALSRAGNRDVTVRVFPRLNHLFLDDPDGDPSGYPRLSGEGFSPAVVETLAVWLTKRLR
- the glk gene encoding glucokinase produces the protein MILAGDIGGTKAHLAVFAPGDGTRAPSIEERLPTAGSASLDALLRAFLERTGVRPARVVLGIAGPVSDNRCITTNLPWQVDGAALERALGAPVTLINDLEATGWGLAMLGPSDLRTLQAGERAEGNRALIAAGTGLGESILHWDGTTWIPMASEGGHSDFAPRDTLEDELLVWLRAKHGRVSYERVLSGPGLANLYRFMRETGRGEEPSAVARAFDSASDPASVVSAAALDGSCERAALALERFVSIYGAEAGNLALKALALGGVFVGGGIAPRLLPALEGGGFTRAFLDKGRLSPVLSRVPIAVVLDSRTAVWGAAAYARRSPLLEARP
- a CDS encoding M48 family metalloprotease; amino-acid sequence: MDRCIRRRLARMLTGGALLALAAGCAINPATGRREFSLVSAEQEKQIGREGFPATIAEYGQYDDARLSAYVDSIGQRLAKVSELPDLDWHFTVLDDPVVNAFAMPGGYIYVTRGILAYLNSEAQLAGVLGHEIGHVTARHSARQITQQQLAGLGLGLASVFSSSFRRYSGAAEQALGLLMLKYGRDDETQADALGIRYATAAGWDPRQIPGTYETLGRLADKGGGRLPFYLSTHPDPGDRQQRTAQLAAEAVAGRKDLRVRAHEYLGHVRGVVFGGDPRAGYFEGARFYHPQMGFELTFPSGWTTANSHSAVAAQQPQQRAALQLTLAPNAGALSPADYVSGLARDGRVASATGARESIGGWPAWVGRVALPAQDGATPVVLDAAWVRQAPDRLFQFLGRSSVVGDADEAAILAAVRSLRPLDAGRASAVPDRVRVLSAPAAGTLRSLLPRLQPNALDVLDLAILNGVDSTTAIASGEWLKLVEPGRRR
- the moeB gene encoding molybdopterin-synthase adenylyltransferase MoeB; its protein translation is MPELTREELRRYGRHLTLPEVGLDGQRRLKAGSVLLVGAGGLGSPAALYLAAAGVGRLGIVDFDAVDESNLQRQVAHGTSAIGRPKLDSMRERLADLNPHVAIEPHAVHLKRGNALEIVERYDVVVDGTDNFATRYLVNDACALLGKPNVYGSILRFEGQASVFDAARGPCYRCLFPAPPPPGLVPSCAEAGVLGVLPGVIGAIQANEAIKLLLGEGETLLGRLLLYDAWSLTFRELVLRKDPECPLCGRAPTIRALVDYEKLCGTKPPPAPAGVVRERVTAPELAAMRREGAAFTLLDVREPAELAISRLDGATHIPMGVLPVRAHELDAARPVVVFCHHGVRSLHAARWLRANGFTDVRDLEGGIEAWSRDVDPAVPRY
- the tkt gene encoding transketolase; translation: MNPVPTHANAALDQLCANTIRFLAADGVEKAKSGHPGLPMGMADVAYVLWTKFMRWQPDDPAWPDRDRFVLSAGHGSMLLYATLHLAGYDLSLADLQSFRQLRSRTPGHPEHGHTPGVETTTGPLGQGIGNAVGMALASRMAAARFNTPEFSPVSWRVFGLCSDGDLMEGVSHEAASLAGHLGLGNLVFVYDDNRITIEGSTSLAFSEDVQKRFEAYGWHVLRADPYDHADLEAALSAVVAEESRPSLVIVRGHIGYGAPKKQDTSHAHGEPLGAEELAGARRALGWPDSPPFLVPAEVRARFAARAAELRPGYDAWHAGMKRWRAGDAARAGRWDAMIERRIPADLFDRLCQAAPTAAAATRAHGHAVLQQAAALVPALVGGSADLEPSTKTSIKDSPSVRRGDFGGRNLHFGIREHGMSAILNGMALSGFVPYGSSFLVFTDYARPSLRLAALMKLPVTWVFTHDSVFVGEDGPTHQPVEHLAALRAIPNLLVLRPADGLETAAAWGLAIERRDGPTIIALTRQTTPVLARPATFDAADLRRGAYVLVESTAAGAVTLIATGSEVGVAVAAAALLAGSGRPARVVSMPAPQLFLAQPAEWRSRVLPEGGRRVTIEAGVTAGWREIAGDSGLLIGIDRFGESAPASDLAPFFGLTAEAVAQRVTAWLAGG
- the malQ gene encoding 4-alpha-glucanotransferase; this encodes MRFPRSSGVLLHPTSLPGPHGIGDAGSAAHRFVDWLASAGQSLWQVLPLGPTGFGDSPYQCFSAFAGNPLLVSPDALVADELLSKHDLEGAPRLPPDHVDFGPVIGWKRELLARAAGRFAAGAGLRSLRTEFERWRSEHAAWLEDVALFLALKDAHGGAPWVEWEAPLRRREAAALSSARARLGEAVSAHAFAQWAFFRQWGQLRAYAALRGIALVGDAPIFVAHDSADVWANPSLFQLGDDGRPTAVAGVPPDYFSETGQLWGNPLYRWEEMAGDGYAWWLARLRAIFALVDRVRLDHFIGFTRCWSVPAGAPDARAGAFEPGPGAALFRALERGLGRLPILAEDLGVLTPEVEALRDEFAFPGMKVLQFAFDSDAGNVFLPHHHVPNSVVYTGTHDNDTTAGWWASASEAERHHARSYLASPMREPPWDLLRACMASVADTCIVPAQDLLQLGGGARMNFPGRPAGNWSWRASPGVFDAPLAERLRSLTALYGRETKA